A segment of the Candidatus Nezhaarchaeales archaeon genome:
AGCCTAAGGACGTAGGAAGGGATGTAACCTTACTTGGTTAAGGCCGTCGTTAAGAGTTTAACGTTTTTAACCCCTCTGATGCTCATTAAGTGATCAGCTAACTTACGAATCTCAACGGCTGGCCCCTTACTAACTAAAACCTCTAAACAGTTATTTTCATCTAGGTGTACGTGTAGGCTTGACGTTATTAAGCCTTGAAACGCGTGCTCTACGTCGAGTAGCTGATCAGCCACCATTCCCTTCCCGTGATCGTACACTAACGATATAACCCCTAAAACGTTATCCCCGCCAGCTTCCCAAGCATGTTCAACTATGAAGCTACGTATAGCATCACAAATAGCCTGCGACCTCTTCCGGTAACCCTTTCTACGTGCGACCTCGTCAAACTCCTTAAGTAGTTCAACGGGGAACGATACGCCAGTCCTTACAACTCTCCCCATACAGCCCACAAGTATAGAGAAGCCGGGGGCCCTTATTACTATAGCCGTCCATGAAGGTGGCTTACGGAACCCTATAAGGCGTTAACGGTACGGGTAACACGTGGCAGAGTTACTTCCCTAAGAAGTTTATGAGGGAGTCCCTAACGATGGCTAGATCCTTTAAGTACACGTACTCGTTAACCCCGTGAGGTCTAGATTCCTTCCTTATGCAGCCGAAGCATACAACCGGGATATTCTTAGCGGCGAAAAATCTACCGTCGTTAGCCCCAAGCTCACCAGCCACCGGTAGATCAGCACCGTAAGCCCTACTTGCCGCCTCCCTGAACCGTTTAACTAATGGCGCCTCGGGATCTACGTAGTAGCCTCGGCTAAGCTTAAGGTCTACCAGCTCAGCCTCAACCCCAGCCTCCTGCTTTACCGCTAGGAAAAACGCTTTAAACTCCGTTAAAGCGTCCTCAACGTCCTCATCAGGTAAAACCCTTAAGTCGAACTTAGCCATGGCCTCACCCGGAATCACATTTTCCTTCTCACCGGCCTTAAGCATGGTTATCGAGAACCGCCCCCAAACCTTGGGAAGCGGAGATCCTGGAGGAGCCGGTAGCTTCGAGGTTTTAGCGGCTCTAACACTCGTATACCTTGAAAGCCTATTCAACAGGTTTATCAACCCGTTAATCGGGTTAACCACGATATGCGGGTAGGCGGCGTGTCCTTGAACGCCCCGGACAACGATACCTCCGTGAACTATCCCCGAAGCCCCTATTGATACGAAGTCTATACTCGCGTCAAGTATAATCGCTTCATCACACTTTAAAATCCCCTGGTTAAGTAGGTATCCAACGCCGAACGTACCGCCAACCTCCTCATCAGGTGAAGCCACGAACTTAACGTTCACCGACGCTTCACCCTTCAATAACCTTAAAGCCCCTAAAGCGGCAGCTATAGCTCCCTTATCGTCACAGGCGCCACGCCCATAGGCCTTATCGCCTATAACTTCGAGCTTAAACGGGTTAGTCATCCACCCTTCACCTGGTGGAACTACGTCGTAATGGGTAACCAAGGCCACGCTGCTTTTAGCCCCAACGTTTAACTCAGCGATAACGTTCGGCCTAGGCTTACCGTCACCGGCTAAATCCTTAGAGTCATAAACTTCAACCTCTAACCCTAGCCTCTTAGCCTCATTAACTATGATCCTAGCGCAATCCAAATACCCGGTTTTAACCGTAGCGTCAGTATTAACCCCTACAAGCCTAGCTAAAAGATCAAGCTCGTAATCCAATCCTACACGCATTACCGTGGGCACCTCCACATCGATGATACTCGTCATTCATATTAATAAACGATGCGTAAAGAGGAGCCCTTAGAAACTAAGGTGAAGCAGCTTACTTCAACGGTTATCGCTACGTGCCTCCTCCGCGTTCGCCTATCGAAAAGCTAAGCCTTTAAGGCTTTTAATACCTTAATCCATTCAACCTTATAGGTTGCAAGATGCCGTTCAACCATCCAGTTCATGGGGCGGCGAAGCTTAAAGGCTTTAAGCTTTTAGAAGCTTAACCCTTACCTTTTCCCCGCCTCTAACCCTTTTAAACTCTAACGGGTTGCTTAATAAGCGGCCTATCACACTAACGGGGCTATAAGCCCTTATATCGCTTGGAGACGGGCTTACCGGCGTAAGCCCGAAAAATATGCATAACGATGGCTCTTCGGGCCAGTAGGCTATTTCACCCACCTTAACGTTAATCCTCGCGTTTTCAGCTTCAACGCGTACCGGTATGACGAAGTAAACTTCGTCGCCCCACCTTTCAACTGTACTTTCAAACGGTAAGGCTGAAACTACCGCTTGAGCTGTCTTAGGGTTTTCTTCAAGTGTTATCTCCCCTATTGCCTTAAGGAAGGAGCCGATCGAAATCTCAATCTTGTAGTTTTTCAAGGTCGCTCTAACCCCACTTTAAAGCTAGCTTTAGGTGTAGCGAACAAATCGCCGCCACTATGTAACAACACGTTCGCCTCCTCACTCCAAATCCCTCCTTTAAAGAGTCCCTCCTCAGCGTAAGCTTCGACCACCTCGCCTACGTAAAGGATGCATTCGCCTACCTTCATGTAGGAGGTTAAGCGGCACTCCAAATGCCCTATGCAGTCCTCAACCACCGGCGGTTTAACCTTTTTAGCTGGCATTAGCTTTAACCCGGTCAAGGATATCTTATCAACCTTCTTGCCGCTTTTAGTTCCAGCGATCCAAACATGCTTAACCAGGGCTGACTGGGGTACGTTAACCGTAAACTCCTTAACCTCCTCAATTAAGATGCGCGTATAACCCTTCCTCCATAGAGCTAGAGCGATTAAGGGTGGCTCCTCGCTTACAGGGGTTATCCAGGAGCACGTCATTACGTTCGGTTTTCCCTCCCTACTTACTGAGCATACGAGGACTACCGGCCTAGGATGGAGGAGCTTAAAGAAGTGGGGCCTTACGTCCACCTTCAAACGCGTCAACCCCCTAAGCTAGCTCAACTTGTAAGGCTTTAAATGTTCGGCTTATCAGCTGAAATACCTCGTCCTTCACAGGTATCGTGGGTCCCAAGCTTTACTACTCATCGAGTTGGTTCCGTTACTTGACGGC
Coding sequences within it:
- a CDS encoding ArgE/DapE family deacylase, which encodes MTSIIDVEVPTVMRVGLDYELDLLARLVGVNTDATVKTGYLDCARIIVNEAKRLGLEVEVYDSKDLAGDGKPRPNVIAELNVGAKSSVALVTHYDVVPPGEGWMTNPFKLEVIGDKAYGRGACDDKGAIAAALGALRLLKGEASVNVKFVASPDEEVGGTFGVGYLLNQGILKCDEAIILDASIDFVSIGASGIVHGGIVVRGVQGHAAYPHIVVNPINGLINLLNRLSRYTSVRAAKTSKLPAPPGSPLPKVWGRFSITMLKAGEKENVIPGEAMAKFDLRVLPDEDVEDALTEFKAFFLAVKQEAGVEAELVDLKLSRGYYVDPEAPLVKRFREAASRAYGADLPVAGELGANDGRFFAAKNIPVVCFGCIRKESRPHGVNEYVYLKDLAIVRDSLINFLGK
- the nikR gene encoding nickel-responsive transcriptional regulator NikR yields the protein MGRVVRTGVSFPVELLKEFDEVARRKGYRKRSQAICDAIRSFIVEHAWEAGGDNVLGVISLVYDHGKGMVADQLLDVEHAFQGLITSSLHVHLDENNCLEVLVSKGPAVEIRKLADHLMSIRGVKNVKLLTTALTK
- a CDS encoding cyclophilin-like fold protein encodes the protein MKNYKIEISIGSFLKAIGEITLEENPKTAQAVVSALPFESTVERWGDEVYFVIPVRVEAENARINVKVGEIAYWPEEPSLCIFFGLTPVSPSPSDIRAYSPVSVIGRLLSNPLEFKRVRGGEKVRVKLLKA
- a CDS encoding flavin reductase family protein; translated protein: MTRLKVDVRPHFFKLLHPRPVVLVCSVSREGKPNVMTCSWITPVSEEPPLIALALWRKGYTRILIEEVKEFTVNVPQSALVKHVWIAGTKSGKKVDKISLTGLKLMPAKKVKPPVVEDCIGHLECRLTSYMKVGECILYVGEVVEAYAEEGLFKGGIWSEEANVLLHSGGDLFATPKASFKVGLERP